Below is a genomic region from Drosophila kikkawai strain 14028-0561.14 chromosome X, DkikHiC1v2, whole genome shotgun sequence.
atatacaaaaatgtcATGAAACCTAAAATAATCTATGCCAACTATTTCCCCCAGACttgaaatagaaaatcaaataaaacaaaataaaatgtgacATGAATTGCAATCGTAAACTAAACGTATAGAAAACAAAGTGTTATTGACAtaaaaacaagcaaacaaataatatatatatatatgtagtatatatatgtagtatatatatgtagtatatatatgtagtatatatatgtagtatatatataaattgagGACAAACAAGATGCAATCGGTCGGaaaatcatataaattaaAGCCAATTGAGAAAagcaatagaaaataaattgcaataaattagaaaaaaatatcctataaataaacaaacaaaatccaaaaataattggaataaatattaaaaaatcctaaaaacaaaaaaaaaaaaattaataaattgtcataaaaatataaaaataaatatttgaaaaactctaattaaataaaatgctaatAGAAAATTagttgcaaacaaaaaatttctattcataaaaaaactatctataaaaaaattctataaataaaagaaaaattctatgaataaaaaaaattctataaattttaaacaaaaataataaatgatatTTGGAAAActctaattaataaaaactttaatagaaaataaactggaataaattagaaaaacaaaattatattatgcataaaaaaattgctataaattgtaaataaaaattaaaaaaaatatttttaaaactctaattaaataaaactctaattttaataaattacaaacaaaaaaatactataaatttgcaattaaaatattaaaaaaaaaaaacatttaaaactccaattaaataaaagttgaaatataataattctAAAATTATTTCCCTTACTAAAAATTGACTGCATAAAGCACAATttcctcccaaaaaaaaaaaattgatttttttttccgcGAGAATAGAACAAAGGACGCATTTTGGTTGAATTCTTTCCACTCGAGCAGGATGCCTTCTCTCGAGGTGAAAGGAAGAGGAAtgtcaacaacaaaaagctaTTTATAAGTAAGCCGCGACCCTGGGCAGCACACCCTGGATATACCCAAAGCCCCCCGGAAAATCTGCACCGGGTCAGGTGgaaatgagaaaaatataGCAATGGCAGGCGGGcattaaaaagtaataaacataattgtaaaataatgcGGCCGCTGGCTTTAGCAGGCGCATTTCTGCCATTAAATGCAGTTTGGTCAGTGcatgcactggaaaaaaaaaatactacatCAATATTTTCGATATCAATGTTACCGTTGCGATATATGTGcgataaatcaatcaaataataattttcgataacaatgatatttaaatattaaaaaattattataaaatatgaaatatttaattgttattaatattaaaatatattataaaaattattaatctatataaaaaatgttataagtcaaagtttaaaatattttcgatataataTCGAGCttgatatttttgtaaatattttatgtatgacttttttttctggaaatgtaattttttatatccaaaaatttaatttttataattccaaaaattatttcaagttTATACCCAAAAATCTTCCTGCAGATCAAAATCAAAAGACCATACTCCAGAGTATCGAATATTTTTGGGCATTTTGGTGTTTAATTTAGTCattttttcccccagtgtGCATTACTCACCGAGAAGGGCGAAGGTTAACATGAAAGGCGTACCGATGGGCGGTGGCAAGTGGGCGGTGGCCTGCTAAACTTTGACCCAGGACACAGCTAAATTGTTTGGACGACAGCTGGCGCACGAAAGTTGAACGCTGGCTTTTAATTATTCAGCGATCTTAAGAAGAAGAACCTGCCACTGCAGAAAAGGACCAAGGGAATGGGCGGGGAGAGAGACAGGTGGGGGGAGGTAGGAAAAACCGGCACCAGATAAAGGAGAAAAAGCACGTGCACGTGCTTctgtatgagtgtgtgtgtgtgtgtcagagTGTGCGGGGTAAAAAGAACACGTtgcaaggcaaacaaacaatgtGAACAAACAACTGCAGCatcaaaaattacaaaaagcaaaaaatccTACCCGATTTCCCAGTAGCTTCTCCCCTCCCCTTCTCTTTCTCCTACGAAAGTGAAAGCGGTGCCAAAGGGAAAACGAACAAAGTAGGTGGAAAACAagcaaaagaaagaaaaacttgACAGCGCCACTGAACTGTACCCTAAAATTCAGAAGTAGTTGATCTTCTTGtaagattttataatatttattgttttttattttttatttttaatttttgtatttattattttattttatttttttaaagttattttaattttcttttctgtATTTCCTTTCGATTGCTTTTACATTTAGTTTCAACCGCAAAAATCAGAAACGCAAAGCCTAACACGAAAGAGCCAGGGCGGTAATAAAGAATTGAGAGCGAAAGAAGAGAGAGAGCACAGCAAATGATATTTGTATATGTGTGAACCGtaacacaaatacaaatatcaTTTGCTCTGCTCTACGTGTGCCAAATAACGGTGCATAAGAAAATGGGCAAATAGGATAAAAACGGagagagaaacaaaaaaagaaaccaaataCTCAAGAAAATGGAATGTATGATCTTTACTCACTCTGTATTTTGTAATCTGTATTTTCGCCACTCAAAACCGGCAGACAAAAACTACGCAGAGCGTAGATTTTTCCGGTTTTCACTCGGATTTTCGAGCGAAAAAGAGTAAGCGATCCCTCCGGAGGGCTAGTTTTTCCGACGGGACGACATTTTCCCGTTTTTCCAAACGATTTTCACCGTTTTTTCCGCGTTTCCATCGGAGCCGCGTGTTTTTCGACCGATCGAAGTGAGTTGCGCATGCGAAATGGAGAGAGAGAATGGCGGAATTCTGGAAGATGGCGAAATACATGGGAAGCTGTGagcgaagagagagagagagagagttgacACTCTCATTGAGCTTGCGGCCGATATTGGAAGGGCCAACGAAGGAATGGCGTCCTCTTGTAATCAGAAGTTAATTCTACCAATTTCTACCTTCCGCTTTATATTCATTATTAATTGTGGCTGAGTTTCGATTGAAAcaggcaaaaaattaaatattttcctttttattatttatttttatatattttttgtatttattgtttgtATTCTTTTTTGCTAGTACCAAGCTTATTCAAAATTTCTCCCCTAGGATTCCCAAAATGTTCTCTCATTCCCCTCAAAAAAAGCATATTACTTTGCCTCGAGGCCACACTTCTTTTTCCTGCGTGTAGCACGCGACCCATTAAAGCTCACCCCAAGACCGCATCCGTATTTCGTGGCCGCGTCCGTACTCGTGTCGCGGTGTCCATGTCCGTATCCGTGCTCGGAAGTGTCTTACAACCGAGGTTTGAGTTCGAGTTTGAGCTCTAGTTTGAGTTCTAGTCTAGGTTCGAGTTCGAAGCTTAGGCCAGAGCCTACGTCACTTGCAACCCAAGTGTGCTTTTTCGAGTCAATGAGTGTCCGTGTCCCGTCGTCCCGGTGGTCTCCGGCGGAAAGCCAAAGTTGGGCAAGAGCATGagaccgaaaccgaaaccccCTCCTGACCCCATCCATCATGATGGCTCTGGCAGCTGGCTCTCTGTCTGTCCTCGCACGTGTCCCGCCTGTCATGGAGTCGCCTCCTTGGGAAATTACATTTCTAGCATTTCCCTAGCACTCTCTGCCACAgtatttagtttattatttatgcaagagTCATATGTTAACATATCACATTTACCATTTATAATGgtattcattcattcattaagTATttagaatataataataatattgccTTGAGTGATATAACCGATCGATTAGCGAGTTAGAACCGCCTCAAGTCGCAAAATCTGTATTATCTCTGGCTTTCCAGAGTGATCCCGCGGGTGAATGAAATTGATAGTCGCTGAACCCTGGGGTTCAGGCGGCGGATTAGCCGGATTAAAGTAGAGCATAGTCTCAAAATTACactgtctatatatataaattattataaatatatttatatatatatttttttttttaataaaataaaatgtactataattttttttttgctagcTGCTTTGGAGGAGGACTGCGTTGACTTTCAGGGCAACAAGGTGAACCATGGAATGCTGTATGTACCAGGGCCCGGTGTCTGCAGCCTGTGCGTTTGCTATCACTCCGAGCCACTCTGGTGCAAGGCCATTTACTGTGATCCGCCCTATGTGAGTTACTATATCGTATAAtattcaaacaaaaattagaaaaaaaaaaaacaatcccTAGAAATCAAGTTAAtatcaaaaattttgaaaccAAAGCCACAAAACTATTTTGCAAGTAGAAAAAACCTAAACATCGTTATTTTTGGTGAGAATtagttgggaattttaattaaaaattacttgAATACTAATTTAAAGCTAAAATTTACCACTATTACTAGTAATGAAGTGATTCCCAGCAAAAATTCCCTCCTTAGTCTAGCAATTCCTGAATTTTTTGCTAGAATTCTCAACTAGTTCTAGAAGTAAAGTGAGCTTTTGCTGTAATGCCCAACTGATTTCAGCATTAAAGTAATTTTCACATCAAATTTTTAACTGCTTCCATTATACTAGTAATTTTTAGGTAGAATTTTCAACTGATTTCAACATTAAAGTCATTTTCAATTAGAATTCTCAACTGATTCAagcttatataatttttttaaatatattactaaatttaaaacaatccCAATTTAGTTTCAATTTTCCtatttcctatttttaattagaattCTCAACTGATTCaagcttatatatttttatacccttgcagggtattataatttcagtcagaagtttgcaacgcagtgaaggagacgtttccgaccctataaagtatatatattcttgatcagcatcaacagccgagtcgatctagccatgtccgtctgtccgtctgtccgtctgtccatctgtccgtctgtccgtctgtccgtctgtccgtctgtctgtttctacgcaaactagtccctcagttttaacgctatctgaatgaaactttgcatatagtcttctatatgctctcactgctatatatgtcggaacgggccggatcggacgactatatcatatagctgccatacaaatgttcgatatatttgtagaaaaaaaattataactttgctgtttttcaacatttttgcaccattttttatatatggccattttttattatttcagaattttggtaaaaattttatgaaaatcggtcgactatatgatatagctgccataggaacggtcgagaaaaaaatagaaaaaaaattatagtttcgttgtttttcaacgtatgtttatctactctgagatataagctttttttattattctagaattatggtataaattttataaaaatcggacaactatatcatatagctgccatataaaccgatcggtagatgtagagaaaatgtaaaactgggaatgtaaaactgtaactttcaaactgtaaacataataagtataagtaaaatgtaatgaaactctgttttgtgagtgttttcagaatttaaatctataatataaacatcgaaaccaatctgcaagggtatacaaacttcggcgtgccgaagttagcttcctttcttgtttttaaatatattactaaatttaaaacaatattttcaaCCCCCATTTAGTTTTGCAAAAACTTTCGGGTTGGCGAACGTTGCTGCGAGTTCGAGTGCCTGGATCCACCCGGCGAGGACAAGCTGTACCAGGTAACCTCCaaaaaatatcacaaaaaaaaagccaactCAAAACTCATCTTTATTCTTATCCCAGGAACGAATGCGAAAACGTGCCGAGATCTTGGCTGGAAACAGCACCGCCTCGAATGTACGCCTCGCCCCAATAGCCATGTCCACCATAATGCTGGGCTTTCTGGGCAACAGCTTCCTGAATTTATAACTTGAAGTGAAATAGCCAGAGCTGGATGGAGCCAACCGATCCCTATAATTTTGTTACTTGTTGctgtctctctctttctctctatctctatctatctatctatctttaTCTCAGCGAGATTATGAATACAGTGTGCACTAACCAAGTGGCATAGGTTTTCACGAAATATCCCCAGACTTATATaggtacaataataatttcatttaccACAAACCCGACAGCCCTCAAATCAGAATCGttggatatatataaaaatatatatatatagcagaTATATGGCGTATATATACAGAGAAACCATAGTAAACTCATCAAGCGAACGGATAAGACAGTCTCTAGCTCCTAAGACTCTATAGTAACAagatgaatatatataaaaagggagatatatagagaagatatatatataaagagaagatatatatataaagagaagctatatatataaagaatatatatatatatatatataaaatatatataaagaagcTATGTATATCGATGTAAGAATATTGTACACGAGAGCCTTTAGCTCTGTTGGATCAAACAAATTGTTGATTAGTGTTTAGCTAACTGGAATGAAGAAAGGTTTTagttttgatttatatatatatttttcaatcgAAAATCATGCTGCTCCTAGTAAAAgttactttttgttttcaccaaaaagaaacaaaaattaaaagcaaaaaaaaaaaaacctagaTTAAAACCTTGGGAAAATACACTGCAGTAAATTACACATATCttggcaaaacattttttcaaaaaaaaaaaaaaaagtaaaagcaaactattctaaaaaaaacatgaaTCATTATTATCTCTTGCATTGGTGCTAATTTTATTGTAGGCTAAAAAAGCAAAGACATTGCACATTCACAAACACCTCAATCCATTTGAATCAAattctatatagtatatatcaAAGTAGGTTATCGTTATCGAGAAAGGAATATGTAACGAGTAACGAGTAAAGAGTTACAAGTAGCGAGTAACGTTTAAGTGAAAACCTATGTTTCGTATAAGAAATTTTGCCCAAGGTAAAACCTAAGCCCctttaaaaatctaataataattataataatagcCGATAGGTTCTACTTttcgatataaaaataaaaacaaaaatcgatTGCATAATCAGCTGAGAAAAAGCTTTGTAGACACGTATGAGAACGTGgtaggaaaaacaaaaaacccttCAAGAAACTAGTTATATAGATCTCTCTCGTTTCAAACTTTAGGCTAAAGACTAATAAAGACTCTGAAGCCATCTCCGTCTCtctttctatataaaaatagcAAATCCAAGCCCAATGATTGTAGCAATTAAttctagatatatatataaaatatagagcAGGACCAGCAACAACCAAAACTTAAATAGAAAACAACTCAAATCGATCGTTGGTCGACATTTTTCACTTGATAGCACATCAAAAactaataagaaatatatatatataatatatatatatataaaaaagtgggaaaaaatccaagaaataTGAGGAGTACGGCTGTGAAATTATGTTTGCTTTAAACACGCAactgtaaataataaaaatgacgataagtaaacaaaaaaagaaaaaatcgaaattaaatCGATAACTATTCAAATTCCAGCAGAGAAAGCGAAAAGCAAAGTTAAAGCTCAGAGGAggaaaataaactaattaacTGAATGTACAATTCAAATATGCCACAACATCTGACCAATTATGACCCATAAACAGAAAagctatatatacatacatacatccaATCCAAGTAACTGATAAGACAAAtgacaaattttaattaaacaaagaGAAGAATCGATAATTATCGATCACTGATAATCGGCAGATTCGAAGCGCgcttaaacaaatttttaaaaaacatagactcaaactaaacaaatgcaaattggCTTTAACTAAGAACTAATAACGAACGAATCActtgaatataataaatatattatctaaaaaaaaatatatatatatatatagacagaggtttttttattttttttccccctgaTCGACCTTAGTTTTAGATAGCAGTGTTGTAAAACAAccgaaagagaaaaaaacttCTTCCTAAGCTTAAGCGCTTAAGATCCTCGAAAaaaatatacgtttttttgtttacctagGAATATAAAGCCCCTTGACTcgagtttcttttaaaatattttggatgtaaaaaatatatttaaaaaataacagtGTTCTTCTAACACTTTTTCATActgcaaataattataaaaaaatcctTCTTAGCTTCTCCAAGACCTTGAATATGAAAGAGATGGAGAATACACTTGACTAACAAAGTCAAGGGGCTTTATATACCTCTGGCAAATGTTTctactttattattaaacttatatataaattcttatatAGAACaggtaatattttaaatttcctaacacaaaaaaaaaacaaaacaaaacaaaatcagaatccaaaaattgtaaaacaaaagCTATTAACAAAACTTGAAAACTTTTCAATGTAatcccaaaacaaaaaagaaagcaaagaaAGAATGTTATaacaaaaagttaataaatcattaaccataaacaaaaatgtaacatgaaaatgtttaacaatAATTTAGCAAAAGAGGACGCAAATCTAAAATCATGTAATATGCATATACTTTATAATAATactactaataataataataattctaaataccagaaaaattttaacagaaatatacaaatattttcacaaTAGCTTAAACCATATTGTTTGTATTGTTTTATagtgattttttaattatattttaagctgGAAATTTTTAATGGTAATTGTGACTTCCCAGGTAACATTTTTGCCATTCGCCACGAATGGGTACTGAAAGTATcataacaatatttattttatatttatatttatttactttattgtcatgcttttaaaaattaaaaataaaaatattttaaaatatttaaaaaaatatattaaaatattagaaaaaaaataaaaatataagaaaaaaatattaaaatattaaaaacaaatattaaaatattggaatttttttttaaatatataaaaaaaatattaaaatattttaaaaatatgaaaacataaaaaaaccttaaaaaatattgattattaattaattattatttatttaaaatattttatacccataaattataaactaatTTATCTTCTATGTACATTTACCCTTTAAAAAGTGCAAAAATTAGAGTTCAAGGTGAGAGTTTCTTCGAGAAGGtccataaaaattaaataacatttatcAGGTAATTAAACCCGATCAATGTTACCCCCCAATGGGTCAATGGACAATGCCCTCTCCCCTAAATAGACCtctaataataaacattatcTGGATGCAATATCAACGATAAGATACTCCTCGTCATTGGGCATGTGCAATGTTTCCAGGCTCTTCAAGTTGCCGCCAACTTGCTGGATTTAAAGAGGAAGTTATTAATCTTGAGAGCTGCCTTATCGGAACCTATCTCAGGGAGCTCTATTaattacctaaaaaaaaatataaagagtgCTTTGTGTACCTTGAGCAAGGTCACAAATTAGTGAacttgttaaatttaaatttcaaaactaTAACAGTTTTATAGAGATTAAAACCCATAGAACAAAagcatattttgttttatttgaaaaaaaaaaatatatatatatttattatatttgcattaaattgtttcagtttttatttttggttttttgcttatcgctttttttttgatttgtcTTTAAAGTAAACCGCATATCTCAATCGCTACTCCCCGACATCGTATTTACAAAGTTAAGTTATACAATTCACAGAAAAATACTTGGGTTACAAAtacaataattatatttatgggtgtgttatattagttttttaatttcgattaattttcGATGAGGCCCTAACCTAAAGTCAGGGAATGTGtctaagtaaataaaatacgtgtttggtttttctttgctttcttGTAAATATCTCAACCCGGTTAACTTGGATATTTCGTTATTGACCGTGTCTATATTTAGtataagtattattttatatttatatttatatataaaggcAAACAgaagagttttttttaaatcctgTTGGCCAGTGTAGGTTTcgattttccttctttttgatgtgtttttttttttgcctaagAAGAAGTTAAAAGTCTGACAGTCGCTGTTCCTAATACTCAATTGGTGCCTTGAATTAGCCAAAAACTATTTGTTGTGTGTAAAGTGAGTTAAGTGAGGGTGAAATTTAGAAGGATTTAAGATTTTAAGGAAAGTAATCCCTAAATAACTTGAGAATTTATAGaggaaatactttttaaaaaattatatagaggtaaaacaaataaaaataaacaaaatcagaGACCGTAATCATTAGAAGtgaaaaattaattcattttatttaattttatatttattaaattttaatttaattaatttaattaatttaattattaattttaatatatttttttaaattttaatatttataattttattttttatttaatcgctccaaaattaattaatattatttttagcaaaaaaaaattatcattattattttagttttagtttagctcaaaaaataattactttttacgctcaaaattattttttgtgaaattaaatcaaattaaaaaaattaattatacattttgttgattgttttttttttaagaaaacatttataattattatttacggtccctaattttaaatgaaataccacaaaattaaatcaaatctaaaaaatttaaatacacattttttgaccaatcaatttttttaaaataaattctggcGACTTTGAAATTCCTTTTTGAAATgactaaaatttatatttggctttaaataaataaatagataaaaaaaatacccttAGATAAGagtacaaaaaatacaaaaaaaatatatatataacttaattaatgttttttttttttcttttagaaattttaaaataacacggaaatgataaaaaaccaaaaacagacTCACGTGAGTGCCTTCTTTGGATGTGAGTTGAATGTTGATTTGAATGTTGAGTTAAATGTTGAGTGACTTGAATGTTGAGTGAGTGTGTTGAGTGTGTTCGAGTGACTAAGATGATTGCAATGCCTACAATGTCTTGAGCATGCTGGCCTTGCCATAACCCGCTGGCTGGCTGCTATAAGctgaactgctgctgctcctgctggccACTGCGGCTGCATCTGCCACTGGCGGTGTgatcgttgttgttgttgctgctgccgaaCTAATGCTATTACTACTACTACTTCCCTTCATCATCGCTGGCTTGTAGCGCTGCAATGCCTCCGCCGAGGTCAGCCTAAAGGTATCACTCATTTGGGTCCTGACCCGATCCATTAGCACATCGATATCATCCTTGGTAAGTCCCTCAGTGCTTACCGGCGGCAAAGTGGTGATCACAATGCGACCTGCATTCAATATCTTCTTCTTGTCGTTGAGGAATGTCCCATATGAGCTAAAGACAACCGGCAAAATGGGTATCTGCTGATCGATGGCCATGTGAAAGGCACCCTTTTTGAATGGATGCAGTTCACCGGTGTTGCGGCGTGTTCCCTCGGGGAAGACCCACAGTTTGATTCGTTGCTGTTTGATGCGACGATTGACATCGTTTAGGGTTTCGCGAGCCTTTTCACCGCGCACTCGATCGATGAAGATCAAGCCCGCCAGCCAGGCGGCCAGGCCAAAGGGCCAGGCATAGAAGAGTTCACGCTTGGCCACCACCGTGCATTTGTTCATCACATGCCAGATGTCGAACATGCCTGCGGGGGAGGAGAGCAGGAGAAATGGTAGGAAAAATAgataaagaatttataaagtttataaaaggAAAAGTCTTAAGGAGACGGCAGAAAATGGGTTCGTAGCCGCTCTCTTGAGATTAAAACAAGGCTGATTTTTTGCTTACCCAGCACATCCAGCGAGCTCTGATGATTGGCCACTATTATGCAGGCCTGATCCTTGGCCAGATGCTCTTTGCCAcgcagctcccagcgcaggcCGATTAGCGTGGAGATGCGATGACACCAAGTGCTTGCCCagctaaaaaacaaaagagaaaATACAGTAAATtcgaaaatatttcatttcaataatattaatttaataatttaattgaatttaataataataatgaaaaaattaatttaataatttagttgcataatttaatttaacatttttttatttcaaattttttatttcaaatttaatttcaaaattttatttaactatttaatttgataatttgatttaataacttaactaaaaaattgattttaataaattaatttaataatttattttaatttaataatataagtttaataatttaatttcataattaattgcattatttaatttcatccatttaatcaaaaaaattaatcttaaaatttaatttaataatttaatttattaataatattaataataaaaatacttttaataaaatgtatatattttaataataataactagaCTCTACTGATAATccttaaatattcattaaccTATGAATAATTTCCGAAAACCTGCCAGTGAATTTAGTCTGccataaaaatgaataatataaacatctgTCAATTGtttctacaattttttttttattacccAAAAGTTGTTTAGTCTGTTAATCAATGAACTCTTTAGGGATTAGCTCTTAAAAACCTCctcaaaataaatcataacCATAATAAATTGACCATTATCCTATATTATCCAATCAAGTTGACAGCCAACGAGGCTTAGATATCAAAGAACAGATAATTATATGGCTAGAAAATTAATGATAGCCCAGAGACACCGAGGTTTCCGAGT
It encodes:
- the Agpat1 gene encoding 1-acyl-sn-glycerol-3-phosphate acyltransferase alpha, whose translation is MSSFIELLGLFLVLMLPFLYETNHIFRYYFKFLMYYGIVSFNSIVLIPAFLTRPCDVRNLLWASTWCHRISTLIGLRWELRGKEHLAKDQACIIVANHQSSLDVLGMFDIWHVMNKCTVVAKRELFYAWPFGLAAWLAGLIFIDRVRGEKARETLNDVNRRIKQQRIKLWVFPEGTRRNTGELHPFKKGAFHMAIDQQIPILPVVFSSYGTFLNDKKKILNAGRIVITTLPPVSTEGLTKDDIDVLMDRVRTQMSDTFRLTSAEALQRYKPAMMKGSSSSNSISSAAATTTTITPPVADAAAVASRSSSSSAYSSQPAGYGKASMLKTL